One Nocardioides aromaticivorans genomic window carries:
- a CDS encoding type 1 glutamine amidotransferase domain-containing protein, which produces MGSSLTTGADGVTDTEAGAPQEHKRIAFLVAAEGIERVELDDPWKAVVDAGHDAVLVSPEGGQVQTFDHLDKAATRDVDVTVADADADEFDALVLPGGVANPDALRTDAGAVALVKTFMESGKTVAAICHAPWTLIEADVVRDRRLTSWPSLQTDLRNAGADWVDERVVTDGNLITSRKPDDLPAFVAALVEAVEHGVDSARSADV; this is translated from the coding sequence ATGGGCAGCTCCCTGACGACCGGCGCGGACGGCGTCACCGACACCGAGGCCGGAGCGCCGCAGGAGCACAAGCGGATCGCCTTCCTGGTGGCCGCCGAGGGGATCGAGCGGGTGGAGCTCGACGATCCCTGGAAGGCAGTCGTCGATGCCGGCCACGACGCAGTGCTGGTCAGCCCCGAGGGCGGCCAGGTGCAGACCTTCGACCACCTCGACAAGGCGGCGACGCGCGACGTCGACGTGACGGTCGCCGATGCCGACGCCGACGAGTTCGACGCGCTCGTGCTCCCCGGCGGTGTCGCCAACCCGGACGCCCTGCGCACGGACGCCGGCGCGGTGGCGCTCGTGAAGACGTTCATGGAGTCCGGCAAGACGGTCGCCGCGATCTGCCACGCCCCGTGGACGCTCATCGAGGCGGACGTCGTCCGGGACCGGCGGCTGACCTCCTGGCCCAGCCTGCAGACCGACCTGCGCAATGCGGGGGCGGACTGGGTGGACGAGCGGGTCGTCACCGACGGCAACCTGATCACGAGCCGCAAGCCGGACGACCTGCCCGCCTTCGTCGCGGCGCTCGTCGAGGCCGTCGAGCACGGCGTCGACTCGGCACGGTCCGCCGACGTGTGA
- a CDS encoding DUF429 domain-containing protein, producing the protein MSMHYVGIDLAWGERRPTGLAVLDADGVLLAVSAVRTDEEIEAALASYVEGECLVAIDAPLIVRNATGNRPAEKQLNKDFARFDAGAHPSNTGKPEFSEQPRAARVAARLGLDINPWSRRPRRGIEVYPHPATVALFRLGRTLKYKDKPGRDLEHLRAELLVLMRLVEGLASAEPSLRVEGPAWRALHAAVVAAARKSELRVVEDQVDAVVCAYIARFADLRREDTVVYGDLDSGYIVTPALPDDLVPTPRQKQVALAAATPAVVAAPDIGAAVREYAEGWPAVRDATDRFVALVTSVLDEAGINYLTVTGRAKSVTSFAAKAARTAGGHPVYADPLREVTDQVGVRVITYVHSDVQAVADLLADQVTLLDDRDMGRETASEGRFGYASRHLLVKVDDMAATNGVAQVQIRTVLQHAWAEFEHDIRYKGTIPDEHVPDFDRRFTLAAGLLELADREFSIIRERIQPGFADEGEPVGGPDDDPRIPPRELAAFLAGQYADAGWSRTDHYVWMATIVLELGITSLSALGEVLRQVDADLLRERMGYRYPPGAVRRLDDALLWTYGEEYVELRANADRVGALRSRLARMRGGLPT; encoded by the coding sequence ATGTCCATGCACTACGTCGGGATCGACCTCGCCTGGGGAGAGCGCAGGCCCACCGGCCTCGCGGTCCTCGACGCGGACGGGGTGCTGCTGGCGGTGTCCGCGGTGCGGACCGACGAGGAGATCGAGGCCGCCCTGGCGTCGTACGTCGAGGGGGAGTGCCTGGTCGCGATCGACGCGCCGCTGATCGTGCGCAACGCCACCGGCAACCGGCCCGCGGAGAAGCAGCTCAACAAGGACTTCGCGCGCTTCGACGCCGGCGCGCACCCCTCCAACACCGGCAAGCCCGAGTTCAGCGAGCAGCCGCGCGCCGCGCGCGTGGCTGCCCGGCTCGGCCTCGACATCAACCCGTGGTCGCGGAGGCCGCGGAGGGGGATCGAGGTCTACCCGCACCCGGCGACGGTCGCGCTGTTCCGGCTCGGGCGCACGCTGAAGTACAAGGACAAGCCGGGGCGCGACCTCGAGCACCTGCGGGCCGAGCTGCTGGTGCTGATGCGCCTGGTGGAGGGCCTCGCCAGCGCCGAGCCGTCGCTGCGGGTGGAGGGCCCGGCCTGGCGTGCGTTGCACGCTGCGGTGGTCGCGGCGGCGCGCAAGAGCGAGCTGCGCGTCGTGGAGGACCAGGTCGACGCCGTGGTGTGCGCCTACATCGCCCGCTTCGCCGACCTGCGGCGGGAGGACACGGTCGTCTACGGCGACCTCGACTCCGGCTACATCGTGACCCCGGCACTGCCCGACGACCTGGTCCCGACGCCGCGGCAGAAGCAGGTGGCGCTCGCGGCGGCCACCCCGGCGGTCGTCGCGGCGCCGGACATCGGCGCCGCCGTTCGTGAGTACGCCGAGGGCTGGCCCGCCGTCCGCGACGCGACGGACCGCTTCGTCGCCCTGGTCACCTCGGTGCTCGACGAGGCCGGCATCAACTACCTGACCGTCACCGGACGGGCCAAGTCGGTCACGTCGTTCGCCGCGAAGGCGGCCCGGACGGCCGGCGGACACCCCGTCTACGCCGATCCGCTGCGCGAGGTCACCGACCAGGTCGGCGTCCGCGTCATCACCTACGTCCACAGCGACGTGCAGGCCGTCGCCGACCTGCTCGCCGACCAGGTCACCCTCCTCGACGACCGCGACATGGGGCGGGAGACGGCGAGCGAGGGCCGGTTCGGCTACGCCAGCCGCCACCTCCTGGTGAAGGTGGACGACATGGCCGCCACGAACGGGGTCGCGCAGGTGCAGATCCGCACCGTGCTGCAGCACGCGTGGGCGGAGTTCGAGCACGACATCCGCTACAAGGGGACCATCCCCGACGAGCACGTCCCCGACTTCGACCGTCGGTTCACCCTGGCCGCGGGGCTGCTCGAGCTCGCCGACCGCGAGTTCTCCATCATCCGCGAGCGGATCCAGCCCGGCTTCGCCGACGAAGGCGAGCCGGTGGGCGGTCCGGACGACGACCCGCGGATCCCGCCGCGCGAGCTCGCGGCCTTCCTGGCCGGCCAGTACGCCGACGCCGGCTGGTCGCGCACCGACCACTACGTCTGGATGGCCACCATCGTCCTGGAGCTCGGCATCACCTCGCTGTCGGCGCTCGGCGAGGTGCTGCGCCAGGTCGACGCCGACCTGCTGCGGGAGCGGATGGGCTACCGCTACCCGCCCGGCGCCGTACGACGGCTCGACGACGCGCTGCTGTGGACCTACGGCGAGGAGTACGTCGAGCTCCGCGCCAACGCCGACCGGGTCGGCGCCCTGCGGTCCCGGCTCGCGAGGATGCGCGGGGGACTTCCGACGTAA
- a CDS encoding DUF1801 domain-containing protein encodes MSTDWRSDLVERVRSLIETAEPAVVEEAKWRKASNPDGVPTFSADGLICTVETYKDKVKLTFAKGASLADPAGLFNASLDAGTRRAIDVFEGEELDGDALVALVREAVALNRS; translated from the coding sequence ATGAGCACTGACTGGCGCAGCGACCTGGTCGAGCGGGTCCGCTCCCTCATCGAGACGGCGGAGCCCGCCGTCGTCGAGGAGGCCAAGTGGAGGAAGGCCTCCAACCCCGACGGCGTCCCCACCTTCTCGGCCGACGGGCTGATCTGCACGGTCGAGACCTACAAGGACAAGGTGAAGCTGACCTTCGCCAAGGGCGCCTCCCTCGCCGACCCCGCCGGCCTGTTCAACGCCAGCCTCGACGCGGGCACCCGCCGCGCCATCGACGTCTTCGAGGGCGAGGAGCTCGACGGCGACGCGCTGGTCGCACTCGTCCGCGAGGCCGTCGCGCTCAACCGCTCCTGA
- a CDS encoding TIGR03557 family F420-dependent LLM class oxidoreductase, with amino-acid sequence MKIGYFLSCEEHTPDQLVGQAVAAEEAGFAGLWISDHINPWNSEQGQSPMVWPVIGAVAQATSLPVMTAVTCPIGRTGPLVVAHAAATCAVMNPGFRLGVGTGEALNEHLTGEVWPSFDVRIEMLREAVALIRELCTGKTVDHRGTYFTVDDAQLWTVPEEPLPIWMSAFGEKATRVAADIADGFVSTSPDRELRSLFGDLSGGKPAAAGLKVAWAPTAEEGVEHAHRLWANAGLPGELAQVLPSPRHFEQASQLVTKESTAQGVVAGRDVEEHVQAVQEYADAGFDELYVSNIGPHWREMIAFYGEQVLPRLA; translated from the coding sequence ATGAAGATCGGCTACTTCCTCTCGTGCGAGGAGCACACCCCCGACCAGCTCGTCGGACAGGCGGTCGCCGCCGAGGAGGCCGGCTTCGCCGGCCTGTGGATCAGCGACCACATCAACCCGTGGAACTCCGAGCAGGGGCAGAGCCCGATGGTGTGGCCGGTGATCGGTGCCGTCGCGCAGGCCACGAGCCTGCCGGTGATGACCGCCGTGACCTGTCCCATCGGCCGCACCGGTCCGCTCGTCGTCGCCCACGCTGCGGCGACCTGTGCCGTCATGAACCCGGGCTTCCGCCTCGGCGTGGGCACGGGCGAGGCGCTCAACGAGCACCTCACCGGTGAGGTCTGGCCGTCCTTCGACGTCCGCATCGAGATGCTGCGCGAGGCCGTCGCCCTGATCCGGGAGCTGTGCACCGGGAAGACGGTCGACCACCGCGGGACCTACTTCACCGTCGACGACGCCCAGCTCTGGACCGTGCCCGAGGAGCCCCTCCCGATCTGGATGTCGGCCTTCGGGGAGAAGGCGACGCGGGTCGCCGCCGACATCGCCGACGGCTTCGTGAGCACCAGCCCCGACCGCGAGCTGCGCAGCCTGTTCGGCGACCTCTCCGGCGGGAAGCCGGCGGCCGCCGGCCTCAAGGTCGCGTGGGCGCCGACCGCGGAGGAGGGCGTCGAGCACGCGCACCGCCTGTGGGCCAACGCCGGCCTCCCGGGCGAGCTGGCGCAGGTGCTGCCCTCGCCCCGTCACTTCGAGCAGGCCTCGCAGCTGGTGACGAAGGAGAGCACCGCTCAGGGCGTCGTCGCCGGGCGCGACGTCGAGGAGCACGTGCAGGCCGTGCAGGAGTACGCCGACGCGGGCTTCGACGAGCTCTACGTGAGCAACATCGGACCGCACTGGCGGGAGATGATCGCCTTCTACGGCGAGCAGGTGCTGCCGCGCCTGGCGTAG
- a CDS encoding purine-cytosine permease family protein gives MSDQSVVEKHTIGYVPPEDRHGKVRDLFTLWFGTNIAPLPVVTGAAGVTVFGLDLFWCLVAIVVGHLVGGVFMALHSAQGPQMGIPQMIQSRGQFGSYGALIVVVIAAVMYLAFFASNIVLAGQSLHGIADPIPVEAGIVLGALGSGLIAVIGYKVIHALNKVATWVLGIGIVLGTAAIFVAGVPAGFWTQGGYSTAGFLATVSLGALWQIAFAPYVSDYSRYLPADVGVRATFNATYLGCTLGSILPFAFGAIVALAMKPGVEVMTGVRDTTGAFGTPLLVLFLLSVISHNALNLYGTVLSIITCVQTFVARWIPTARTRLVLSLVVMAASTYFAIGVSGDFIGHFVDIVLALLVVLVPWTAINLIDFYLIHRGNYDMDSIFAADGGIYGRFNGQAILAYVIGILVQIPFMATPLYTGPIADRLDGADLSWIIGLVATAPVYYLLARGRRLAPSELHPVATPA, from the coding sequence ATGTCTGACCAGTCCGTCGTCGAGAAGCACACCATCGGCTACGTCCCACCGGAGGACCGCCACGGCAAGGTGCGCGACCTCTTCACCCTGTGGTTCGGGACGAATATCGCTCCCCTGCCCGTCGTCACCGGCGCCGCCGGTGTCACCGTCTTCGGGCTCGACCTCTTCTGGTGCCTCGTCGCCATCGTGGTCGGCCACCTCGTCGGCGGCGTCTTCATGGCCCTGCACTCGGCCCAGGGGCCGCAGATGGGCATCCCGCAGATGATCCAGAGCCGCGGCCAGTTCGGCTCGTACGGCGCCCTGATCGTCGTCGTGATCGCCGCGGTCATGTACCTCGCGTTCTTCGCGTCCAACATCGTGCTCGCCGGCCAGTCGCTGCACGGGATCGCCGACCCGATCCCGGTCGAGGCCGGCATCGTCCTCGGCGCGCTCGGCTCCGGCCTGATCGCCGTGATCGGCTACAAGGTCATCCACGCGCTCAACAAGGTCGCCACCTGGGTCCTCGGCATCGGCATCGTGCTCGGCACGGCCGCGATCTTCGTCGCCGGCGTGCCCGCGGGCTTCTGGACGCAGGGCGGCTACAGCACGGCCGGCTTCCTCGCGACCGTCTCGCTCGGTGCGCTCTGGCAGATCGCCTTCGCGCCGTACGTCTCCGACTACTCGCGCTACCTGCCCGCCGACGTCGGCGTGCGGGCGACCTTCAACGCCACCTACCTGGGCTGCACCCTCGGCTCCATCCTGCCCTTCGCGTTCGGCGCGATCGTCGCCCTGGCCATGAAGCCCGGCGTCGAGGTCATGACCGGCGTGCGCGACACCACCGGCGCCTTCGGCACCCCGCTGCTCGTGCTCTTCCTGCTGTCCGTGATCAGCCACAACGCGCTCAACCTCTACGGCACGGTGCTCTCGATCATCACCTGCGTGCAGACCTTCGTCGCCCGCTGGATCCCGACGGCGCGCACCCGCCTGGTGCTGTCGCTGGTCGTGATGGCCGCGTCGACCTACTTCGCCATCGGCGTCTCCGGCGACTTCATCGGGCACTTCGTCGACATCGTGCTCGCCCTGCTCGTCGTGCTGGTGCCGTGGACCGCGATCAACCTGATCGACTTCTACCTGATCCACCGCGGCAACTACGACATGGACTCGATCTTCGCGGCGGACGGCGGGATCTACGGCCGCTTCAACGGCCAGGCGATCCTCGCCTACGTCATCGGCATCCTGGTCCAGATCCCGTTCATGGCCACGCCGCTCTACACCGGCCCGATCGCCGACCGGCTGGACGGCGCCGACCTGAGCTGGATCATCGGCCTGGTCGCCACCGCGCCGGTCTACTACCTGCTGGCACGCGGGCGCAGGCTCGCCCCCAGCGAGCTGCACCCGGTGGCCACGCCGGCCTGA